The Oryza brachyantha chromosome 7, ObraRS2, whole genome shotgun sequence genomic interval atgtttgaacactaatttgaagtgttaaacatagactaataaaaaactaatttcataaatgagtagtaatccacgagacgagttttttaagcctaattaatccataattagagcatgtttactgtaacatCACAAAGGCTagtcatggattaattaagctcaatagattcatctcacaaattagtccaagattatgaatgagttttattaataatttacgtttactatttataataaacgtcCAAACATGGAACaagttacttaaaaataagTCTCTTCTCCTAGACACCACCTGAGATACATGATGCGCTGAAACTTTTATTTCCCTTTGCATCATCTGTATTCGGGATAGATATGAGATTTGCTCTAACACCAGCCTCATCTGCAACGACGAGACGCAGGGAGAGAAGCGGAGAACCCCACAGAAAATGGCTTTGAGATGCATCATTCGTAAAAGTGACGGGCCCCTTCCCGAATCCCGACGTCCGGTCGCCGGGCAAAGTTTAGGAAAGCGAAGCGGAggagccgaggcggaggcggcccgGCCCGCACACTGGCTGGCTGACCGGCTAGAGGACACGGACACGCAGACGTGACGACTACTACCTACCACGTGAATTGCCGCTGCCCTCCAACCCCAAAAAAAGCCCTCCTCGTCATGTACAGCTAATGTAATCTGCCCAAGGAGGCGATTTCTCGTCACATCTGCAGCTAAACCCGGTTCAAAAGCTGAAGAGAGAACtactttcttttaaaatataaatatttgtattgtaAGATCAAATATTATACCACCATTATCTCATtaatcatgttttatttaaatttgttcttATTTTATCTGTCTACCTTTCCACGTctatatatttcttatttattaaccggcgatataattttttaaacttaatttctGCACAAACTATTGCAAATGATTAGATTTTGATATAGACGTAGAAAAAACAATGCCGAAAACTGCTCACACGCAAAAATGAGAGAAGCAGACAAGCAGAGGCATGGCAAGCCCAGCATAAAACCAAACCACCACCTTAATTAGAGACGCTAGCTCGTCACATCCCTCTCATGACATCCAATGCCACGTCTGCTAATCCGCAGGCACTGTGCAATAGAAGAAGCTAGCACTGATTAACTAACGAACCCTACAAAATACCCCACTACTATATCGATTATCGACAAGGCTTAAGGTTCTTGATTTGCTTGCCTCCATGATAATTTACAAGAACACGTCGCGGACGAGGCagccgagcagcagcagcagcaggaggctggcggcgcggggcagcgcggcggcggccgagctgGTGGCGCTGGCGCGCTCGAACTGCAGCGAGTCGACGGCCAGCGGCATGTTCTCCTGGTCGGGGCtgcaccgcggcggcgcggcgccggccgaggcCGACTCGGTCGGGCGCGCGCTGTAGAGCATGGCGCGCAGCACGGCGGACACGGTGGGGATGTACACCGTCTTGTTCTTGGCCAGCAGCCACGTCAGGCCCATCAGCTGGCAGTCCCGCCCCAGCATCCgccgcgcccggtcgccgccggcgacctcccGGCTCACGTTCCCCTTCAGCTGTTgcatcaaacaaacaaactgcAGGTGAAAACCACTGAAGAACATGAATGAAGAACACAAGGCGAATGCACCTGAAGAAAACGCATTTAATGTACTCCATGCAAGCAACGTTCTTGCAACGAAGGTTTTTGTTGCCAAGTTGGTAGGCTCTAAATGCTCCCCATGCACACCAACTTGTTCATGCAAGATCACGCGTTCTCTCGATCGAGCTATTACTACTACTCCACTCTACAGATACGGATGCAGCTGAGCAATGCCAAAGATTACAGCTTAATTTCCTAACGCACGGTCTTTTTGTCCAAAGAAGAGCTCTACAGTACGGTTCAGTCATTAAGATGCCAATGAGGATGTCCGACAAACTGTTTGAGGACAACCTCTCCACAATTAATAATCAACAACTTCCAATGTGTTGCAAGATCACACAACGTGGTGGTTTTACTGACTAAAGCATTCTCCATTGAAAAGGCACTGGACCATGTCTAGAACACTGATACAATTATACATTGCTACTAGTCTTGGTTCTCTCCCATGCCCCCAACTCTATTATTAATGTGCAAGGAATGGTCCTGTAAATTGTAATTAACTGGCAATGGTAACTAACTAGTGGGTGTTCTTCTTCCCCCAAGGCTTTCAGAAAAAAGTAGTATGCTTCAATTAAGTAGCTAATGATTAGTGATGAGCTCAAGAACAAGCAGCAAGCTACCATGGAGCATATGAAGCAATAATGTGGTTAGAAAGGGGCTTGCTTTGTAGAAAGGGGATCTCCTGGATGTCAAATAGGCTCTTTCTGCTAAGTTGCTAACCCAAAAAGAAAGCATCTAAAagcagagaaagaaaaggtacTAAACCACTGCTGATTTGGTTTTGCTCCTAGTATAAGATCACAAGACCCAACTACTACTAATGACAACACTTGTCAAAGCTACTAAGCACAGATTAAACTATGAGAGAGTGTAGcacaatggaaaaaaaattaaaaattgcaCAACCAAGAAAAACACCAATGATGAGGAATCCATGAAACCAAGAAATGGCGTAGTGCTACACAATCGAACATAAAAgaggcagaaaaaaaatcaaagatttTTAGTGGGAGAAGATGAGACAGAACGCCATTGTTGGGGAAAGCAAGAAAGGGGTGAACCTTTTGCAGGGACTGGACGCAGCGGGAGCAGCCGGCGTAGGAGGCGTTGCGGCAGCTCTTCTCCAGCTCCTTCACCGCGGCGGTGGGCGTGGCGTTCTtggcaccggcgccgccgacggcgaacGCAGCGGGGCAGCGGAGCGAGCCGATCTGGTGGAGCCGGATGCCGCAGAAGCAGAGCACCGTGTCGCACGTCGCGTTGGGGCGGGGCAGCGCCACCCCGCGCCGCTCGAGCGCCGCGCCCAGCGCGTCGACGCATCGCTGGTTGTCGTAGGGCACCATGGGCTCGTCCTCCCCGCCGTCGAGGCCCTCGCCCGCGAGCGCcggggccggcgccggcacggaCAGCGCGGTGCGCGCGTGCGCCGCGAACAGCCAGGCGGCCAGGACCGGGCAGCACCTGCCGCGGTCGAGCGAGCCGGGCCCGCCTCCCGCGCCGCACGCCGCGGCCACGCCGCCGAACAGCTCCGCGGAGAGGTCGAGGTGGCAGGGCGGGGacgtggaggaggagccgcCCGAGGAGGTGTTGGCCGGGGACTGCGCCTGCGAGAGCGGGTACGACGGCACGTCGGTGCCGGCCGCGGGTGCGAGCAGCGCGAGCAAGAGCGCGACGGCTACGTGCGCCgacatggccggcggcggcgaggtggtggtggtggggaagagccgaggcggaggcgagctgagctgagcagGTGTGTGTGGGCATTGGGGACTGgatcttttatatatgaagCCATAGGGTGGGTGGGTATGTTTGCCTCCTTGTTTCAGGGTTTCTTGGGCTTGGAGATAATCAAAAGGTACTCTATTACCACAAGACCAACGAacttaaaattctaaaattttattttaggatttttttattgtatttttatttttagtgccttaatttttagatgtaaaaaaaatatatataaaagttttatttatacatttttttttacaaatacgaTGTTCAGTGTTTTCCAAACAACCACCCATCCTGTGAGATGATACCGTATTTTATGTACTTTATTATTTTCGATTTGTATTTATACCGGGGTACTCACTCCAtctgataaaataaataaaattctagaAATGAGTCTCAGCAAGTTATCTATAGTTAACCCCGAACTTTGAGTTTGTTAATCACTAAGTTTCTTATGGTTCGAATGAAAAACGTAAGAACTTTATGGAAATCCACTAAAAAAGGACCCTTTATTAGTAGTATTGGACACGAATTAACCACACTCATTCTGTTACAACTTATAGCAGCTATGTCTAGGTGCCTAGTCAAAGGTAACCGTATTTTGGACGACGTTAGTACAACATTTTGATATGACTTATTCCCACGTAagtttggaggaaatttaacataaggtctaatatcataaaaagtttactataaatttttatctttccttaatttttttcccaagtGATAACACACATTCatgtatttctatatattgtaCGTACACCATaatttttcgcttttgtttatatttacaagtcaaaatttaaatttttatccttaaatttagattgattttgagtttttcagtgaaatttattttccaaccttaacttttaggtcgttaaaaatatgtatataaatcttttatttataaattatttttctttacatatatatgctgTGTGggctttttataaaaaatagcaaacaatcacccttgaTACGTGTAGAGCTTAATTATTCTcccctactccctccgtcacaAAACatcacaaaacaaatcaacttttcagttttgatataatgtttaactcttcgtcttattcaaaaaaattacgattaataattttatttttattagataataaaacataaatagtattttatgtgcgactaatttttaaaaaaaatttaaaatttatttttttaataaaacagaTAATCAAATGCTTTGACACGATGTCGGTTTTTTCGTAGGAAGGAGCGAGTACACCGTTACATTGTAACGTGGTACGGTGCTACAGCAAGGTCAAGATCGAGAGGGTTGTCCCGTACACTGGCGGAACAGCACCACGCACGGCAGAACCAAACGAGCGGCGCCAGGTACACCCATCATTTCTATCCACgactcaaaacaaaaaatgttcCGTGCGCGAAAGCGAAAATGGTTCGTCGCTGGCGGACAACGGGGATGAGGTTCTTCACCATCGAGAGCGGCTAGTCTCGCTgcacgcgggtcccacggcCTGGCTGTCATTTCTACTGGTATACCTGGACTGTCAAAATTTGTCgtttaaaataagattttaTTGTAATTCTGAAACTCTGACAAccaaatcttttttaaaataaatatattcgaGAGGTAATGTCATATAACAtcaacttattatttttataaatttatttgaaaatttgtttttagaattttagtaGTTTGATTAAATCTTGTTTTGAATGATAAATACTTTTGACCGGAGTGAGTAATATGTTACTCCaccatctaaatatataagggATTTTATCCTTTTTGGTTTCCTTTAGGTCATTCTATAATCCTATGTTATTCCATATTTATCAACTCATGTAGTACTACTAATTTATTCTTCACCGAATACCTTTTGTACCAATTTATTCCCTCTATTATTATCTTTTGTACTcatttatttctcaaaatcacTACTTCGGTCATTACCTCTTGTACTTATTTATTATTCAAAATCATTACCCGTTTTACTACGACTTATCCTTCTACTACTGCATTTGGCTCAAAATAAGATCACTCTAGCTTGCTCTATCttatttatcctaaaataaattcactTTTGGCAATCATTAAATTGGATTTTATGAAAGtagtaaataaatacattgaaaatagataaattgcaTGATGCttatattgaaatttgaaaaaatggATGTATTCTAGtcgttttatatttgtattgcaccatcatcttttcgcttctgtttatgtttataagtcaatatttaaaattttaatcttaaattttgagttgattttgggattcttttatcatagtttatttttcagccttgacttttTTAACCTTCTATCATTTGTACTAAACATaggccatgtttttttatagatgaaagattatctaactttttatagttattaaaTGGTGTAAATAATGAATTTAACCAGAAAAGCTAAAATCGcgagatgatgaacttatctatagatttttttggcaaaaaaccATAGTTTAAAGTTCAGTAATCATACATGTAAAAGCCGAGAAAAAAAGTTAGGAATAATCTATGTAAAAGAATGCAAcctatatagaaaaattgttttcagTAGCAATTTAGTGAGATAAAACTATCATTAGCTTCCGTCTCTTTATTTATGGACATCCAAGAGACGGAAGCTAATGGTTGCTTATattctaaaacaaaatttgcaaactGATTGTCCTTTTCTGTTGCTTTtccttataaattaaaatttaaaattttaaccttaaatttagagtgaaTATTGTGTTTTCATCgtaacttatttttcagcttttttcAATCACTAATAACacaataagttttattcataaattatttttggttgtaaATATTTCGTTTAGCATTTTACCAGAAAAAAGGCAAACATAGGGgcataagtatttttagaattcaaattttatagctataatataagcattcTGAATTGGTGTCTTTGATTTCAATTATTTCAATGATGAGTCCATCAGGTCCTTGAAAATGGAAATTAAgctatttaaaattcaaaaaataaccaCTAAAGTAACCAAAAGATAATCTTTCAAAATAATCTTAGTATTTTTAagcaatttataaatacttatattttaaaagcacTTAAACTGTATTTTATTACGAAGGAAGCAACATTTTGCAATGGCCACAGCTAAGATAATTCTAGTAGCTTCAACTAGTATTGGCAATGTTTATCCACCATGCACCAGGATTCAAAGAAGCAAGCAACGAGctccgagaaaaaaaaaaaaagatgcggCAAGTAGACACAGACTGATGAGTGATGAGTGATGAGTGGTGAGTGAGTAGGTCACAGGCTCACAGTTTTCAGATGGGGGAAGAGGACGAGGCTTTTCGGCTGTGGGGTTCTCTCGGTCTTCACCAACCAACCCCTTCACGTGACTCCGGCGATCGGCCGCAGCCAGCGAGCCACGACGACGCCGGCAGGCAGCCCGGGCGTTGGGCTCCGTGGCTCTCTGCACTCTGCAACATGGACAGCGACGCTGTCTCCTGCCTCTCCTGTGCACTAATCCTGCTCATCATCCTGTCATTATCATAGTACGTAACGTGCTAGTAATACTATTCCTCATGTAATCTCGGTGTTTTATCCTATAGGAGTAAAATCCTGTacaatttctatgtttttttttctacaaattgaAAAGGAACTGATGTGTTGTAACCATGCCAAAATTGGTTGATGAAACAAAGAAGTCCTTTGGTGGCACTATGGGAATTTAAAGAGAGTGATGATTCAATCCTTTCTTTCAATGATCTTTTCAGAAATTTTTCCATATTAGTAAAATCCTCTAcgttttctatgtttttactGTAAATCAAAAGAGCCTGATGTGCTGTAACCATGCCAAGTTGGTTGGTGAAACAAAGAAATCCTTTGGTGGCACTATGGTATGGTAGCTTCAGCAAAGGATATTGAGATGGGTGGATAGCTAGCTTCACACTGGCAGCACAGCAGCATGCCTGCCATTGTACAGTTGCTGTACTCACATAGCTTGATGATGGAGCTGTGTGTCTTCTTGTGCGTGTGTTTGTCCATTAGAGTGAGATAGTATTAGCGAGAATGaagccaaaagaaaaatgtggtATGTGCAATTGTGCCTACGGCAGAGAGATATGGGGAAATCAGCTCTGCATGACAGTCAAGCTTTTGCCTCCAAAGCCTTTCTCATCACAAGGACCACATAGACCAACAGCCAATAACATCCAAAGTTCAGAAACTTTCTCATCTTTTCTTGGAAACAATAAAAATCCAGCCAGGTTGTTGTTGCAaagaagtttttcttttttctgaagGAAGCCAGGTTGTTGTTTTTCCTGAACTGAAAGCTACAGAGCTAATGACAACTGTATGATGAGCAAGCACAAATCCTTGTGGAGATCTCCCCCTTTTGAGATGTGAGTTGGCCCTTCACACTTTGCAGCTTCTTTATCAGAGCCTTTCTCTCAGTATGCTTGTGCGTAGGGAATATACATGTCAACTGTCAAGGATCCCCTTCCTGTCTTTGATCTTGCTGCATAACAATACAGTACTATTACTGGTGCATAGCCCTATAAGAAAAGGATTAGCAGGACACTGAAATATTCTATCACAGGCtgcaaatgcaaatgcaaggctagctagctgcatctGAGAAAGGAGTGGCACCAGGCATGTGTGTTTGTTTGTCACTTAGCTGTGGTTTGCTCTGTTTAGTCTTTGTCATGGGGCTCCAAACCCTTGTCTCTAGCAGCATGGGAATAAGCAGAGGGCTCTGGATTATGGAGTTGTTAATGTGTGTGCATGGTGAATGCAGTGAGGATGATGACAAGGATGAAATTATGCCCTAGATACCCGAGCTTGGAGAAAAATGATGAGCATGTATACTATGTTATAGTGATAAAGGGCATCTGTTTTATAAACCAGAACCTCCAGAAGTGGTCCATGAAAGTATCACTGCGATAGTTTGGATGGATTGTTTGGGTTTGGATATGCATATTTTGATTGGAGAGTTGCTTCATTGGTTAGATCAATACTAGCTTGGATTGGGCATTAGTCTGGCTTATAAGAGGAAAATGGACAAAACTTGTTGCCAGAACCTGtatcctctttttcttttcttttctttttttttttgtggagaGAAGTTGCAGGCTGTATCTATAACAAGACCATTTTCCAGAGTTGTTTAATGAGGAGCAAACTGCATTTCTTTATGTCTGATCAGATGCCACAACCCTGtaacaacaaataaacaatCGGCTGCTTGATTTGAGTTTGTTTCGTTGGCCACGACGTCGTTGTTCATAAGCAGTTCTGTAGAgattagcagcagcagcagtgctAGTAGAACGCAAATTCATCGGATGATCCAGTATGACGACGGATTGAACACCACCATTGTGAACATCAGTCACGCTGTTTGGTATTAACATCCCCTAGCAAAGTTGCTACACCGTGTATCAGTCTATTGTACTGGCTGCTAAATCAAGTGTGTCTTGAATATAGGCCCCGTTCGGTAGAGGTGagaggtgggttagttatctggcgcGAAAAAtggagtaatagattagtacatgatgaattaattattaattattaaaaaaatataaatagattaatataattttttaaaacaactttcctatagaaaatttttataaaaaatacaccgtttagcagtttggaaaacatgcgcatggaaaacgagagggatAAGATAGCTAGTGGGAgctgccgaacacggccataATAGGAGAATGGCTAGGGGACGGGATTCGGTTGCAGAATCCCCTCCACCTTTTATTCACCCAGTTAGGCTCTCACATGTTCCTTACCTAGTCGGCCGCAGCAAGCGAGGGGAGAGGTAGCTGTCAAGAAGAGAAAttaagaagaggagaggagacacCTCGCCATctaaacaacaacaacacatGCCTTGCTACTAGGCACCTACAGTATCATGCGGTACATACTTGATATCCATAGATACTAGACCTAGTATCTATGGTACCTACATAGGTATCATATTTGATACCCGTAGATACTAAGCATGATACATGTGGGTTTTGGTAATACAGGTACCACGTTTGAAACATGTAGGTATCGAGCTTGATACTTGTGGATGGTAACCAAGCATGATGAAGTGTTGTTGACGCATGATGGCTGCACCACCATGTTGGCTGCTAAACCAAACCTCCAATGTAGTTATTTTGACATCCTACTCTATTGGATCTACTACGAAGAAGGAATGAGAGAGAACAATAGTTATTCAGACCAGACCAACATCAAACAGGCAAGGTCATTGGTCCATAGGTTAACTGGTCTGATTAGTTGGACCACCGATCTAAAGAAGTTCAATAGGTTTAAATGGATGACTTGTTCTCTTCAAACACAGGCATAGTGTAGTCCACTATTTAGGAAGCTCACATTGTTTCAATA includes:
- the LOC102716613 gene encoding uncharacterized GPI-anchored protein At4g28100 — its product is MSAHVAVALLLALLAPAAGTDVPSYPLSQAQSPANTSSGGSSSTSPPCHLDLSAELFGGVAAACGAGGGPGSLDRGRCCPVLAAWLFAAHARTALSVPAPAPALAGEGLDGGEDEPMVPYDNQRCVDALGAALERRGVALPRPNATCDTVLCFCGIRLHQIGSLRCPAAFAVGGAGAKNATPTAAVKELEKSCRNASYAGCSRCVQSLQKLKGNVSREVAGGDRARRMLGRDCQLMGLTWLLAKNKTVYIPTVSAVLRAMLYSARPTESASAGAAPPRCSPDQENMPLAVDSLQFERASATSSAAAALPRAASLLLLLLLGCLVRDVFL